The following are encoded in a window of Paenibacillus polymyxa genomic DNA:
- the panB gene encoding 3-methyl-2-oxobutanoate hydroxymethyltransferase, with the protein MATSKALHILQLKKMKQEGSPISMITAYDYPYARLAEEAGIDIILVGDSVGNVLSNYNSTLPVTMDDMVYHTRSVVRGAEHTFIVADMPFMTYHGSSQEALTNVRRLMQEGHAHAVKLEGGMKICDTVKRIVQSGVPLLGHIGLTPQSVHQIGGYFIQGKNSQAAERLLNDARALEQAGAFAIVLELVTEEVAKNITQEISIPVIGIGAGRYCDGQVLVYHDMLQYSAPYREKKFVKTYSDIGALIRNSIGQYVEDVKNRSFPGEEHVFKADENVVEGLYGNAKIKAGTL; encoded by the coding sequence ATGGCAACCTCGAAAGCACTTCATATTTTGCAATTGAAGAAAATGAAACAAGAAGGTTCACCTATAAGTATGATTACGGCGTATGACTATCCATATGCTCGTTTGGCTGAGGAAGCCGGGATCGATATCATCCTTGTCGGTGATTCCGTAGGTAATGTGTTATCTAATTATAACTCCACACTGCCCGTCACTATGGATGATATGGTCTATCATACACGGTCTGTCGTGCGCGGTGCGGAACATACTTTTATTGTCGCGGATATGCCATTTATGACGTACCATGGGAGTAGTCAAGAAGCCCTTACTAATGTGCGCAGGCTCATGCAAGAGGGACATGCCCATGCCGTGAAACTAGAAGGGGGCATGAAAATTTGCGACACCGTGAAGCGAATTGTTCAATCCGGCGTTCCCCTGCTGGGACATATCGGACTTACACCACAGTCTGTGCATCAAATCGGCGGATACTTCATTCAAGGTAAAAACTCACAGGCCGCTGAGCGCCTTCTAAATGATGCTCGGGCCCTGGAGCAAGCGGGAGCTTTTGCCATCGTGCTGGAGCTGGTGACAGAGGAAGTGGCGAAGAACATCACCCAGGAGATATCTATTCCAGTCATTGGCATCGGTGCGGGGAGATACTGTGATGGTCAGGTTTTGGTGTATCATGACATGTTACAATACTCAGCACCTTACCGGGAGAAAAAGTTCGTTAAAACCTATTCGGATATAGGTGCTTTGATTCGTAACAGCATCGGGCAATATGTCGAAGACGTGAAGAATCGTTCTTTTCCAGGCGAGGAGCATGTTTTTAAGGCAGATGAGAACGTAGTAGAAGGATTATACGGGAATGCAAAAATAAAGGCAGGGACCCTATAA